Proteins co-encoded in one Nicotiana sylvestris chromosome 7, ASM39365v2, whole genome shotgun sequence genomic window:
- the LOC104248926 gene encoding protein NRT1/ PTR FAMILY 8.3, which yields MGTQTEATPLLEDEILEDENSGLYTGDGSVDIKGNPVLKSETGNWRACPFILGNECCERLAYYGIATNLVTYLTTKFHEGNVSAARNVTTWAGTCYLTPLIGAVLADAYWGRYWTIATFSTIYFIGMCTLTLSASVPAFKPPECMDSVCPAATPAQYVILFLGLYLIALGTGGIKPCVSSFGADQFDDTDPKERVKKGSFFNWFYFSINIGALISSSLIVWIQENAGWGLGFGIPALFMGIAIASFFFGTPLYRFQKPGGSPLTRMCQVLVAAFHKWNLSVPEDSTLLYETPDKSSAIEGSRKLLHTDELRCLDKAAVVSDVELKTGDYSNTWRLCTVTQVEELKILIRMFPIWATGIVFSAVYAQMSTMFVEQGSVMDTAIGSFKIPAASLSTFDTISVIVWVPVYDRVIVPIARRFTGKERGFSELQRMGIGLFLSMLCMSAAAIVEIKRLQLARDLDLVDEAVAVPLSIFWQIPQYFILGAAEIFTFIGQLEFFYDQSPDAMRSLCSALSLMTTSLGNYLSSFILTLVTSITTQGGKPGWIPNNLNSGHLDYFFWLLAALSFCNLVVYVFCAKVYKSKRAS from the exons ATGGGTACTCAAACAGAAGCAACACCTCTTCTTGAAGATGAGATTCTAGAG GATGAGAATAGTGGACTCTACACTGGAGATGGTTCTGTTGATATCAAGGGTAATCCTGTTTTGAAGAGTGAGACTGGGAACTGGAGAGCTTGCCCCTTTATTCTTG GTAATGAGTGCTGTGAACGTTTGGCATACTATGGCATTGCTACTAATCTTGTTACCTATCTTACAACAAAGTTTCACGAGGGAAATGTCTCAGCTGCTAGAAATGTCACCACTTGGGCAGGCACTTGTTACCTAACTCCCCTAATTGGAGCTGTGCTAGCAGATGCATACTGGGGAAGATATTGGACAATTGCTACCTTCTCTACCATCTACTTCATA GGTATGTGCACGTTGACACTATCAGCTTCAGTTCCTGCCTTTAAGCCCCCTGAATGTATGGATTCTGTGTGCCCAGCAGCAACTCCAGCCCAATATGTCATACTCTTTTTGGGCCTCTATCTGATTGCTCTTGGAACTGGTGGAATTAAGCCATGTGTCTCGTCATTTGGTGCTGATCAATTTGATGACACAGATCCAAAAGAGAGGGTTAAAAAGGGTTCCTTCTTCAATTGGTTCTATTTTTCTATCAACATTGGAGCTTTGATATCAAGCAGTTTGATTGTGTGGATTCAAGAAAATGCCGGATGGGGCCTTGGGTTTGGCATCCCTGCACTTTTCATGGGCATTGCCATTGCAAGTTTCTTTTTCGGTACACCACTCTACAGATTTCAGAAGCCAGGAGGAAGTCCTCTCACTAGAATGTGCCAGGTTTTGGTTGCAGCATTCCACAAATGGAACTTGTCTGTCCCTGAGGATAGTACACTACTTTATGAAACTCCAGACAAGAGCTCTGCAATTGAAGGAAGCCGAAAACTGTTGCACACTGATGAACTGAG GTGCCTTGACAAAGCTGCTGTAGTTTCAGACGTCGAATTGAAAACTGGGGACTATTCAAATACTTGGAGGCTTTGTACTGTCACGCAGGTTGAGGAACTGAAAATTTTGATCCGCATGTTCCCAATATGGGCAACTGGAATAGTCTTTTCTGCTGTTTATGCACAAATGTCTACTATGTTTGTGGAGCAAGGGTCGGTGATGGACACTGCCATTGGTTCGTTCAAAATTCCTGCGGCCTCTCTTTCAACTTTCGATACCATCAGTGTTATTGTGTGGGTCCCAGTCTATGATAGGGTCATTGTTCCAATTGCAAGGAGGTTTACTGGAAAGGAGAGGGGATTTTCCGAATTACAGCGAATGGGAATTGGCCTTTTCCTTTCAATGTTGTGCATGTCAGCTGCTGCTATTGTTGAGATCAAGCGTCTACAACTTGCAAGAGACCTTGATTTAGTGGATGAAGCTGTTGCAGTACCTCTCAGTATCTTTTGGCAGATTCCTCAATATTTTATATTGGGAGCAGCTGAGATATTTACATTCATTGGGCAGCTTGAGTTCTTTTATGATCAATCACCCGATGCCATGCGTAGCTTGTGTAGTGCGTTGTCGCTGATGACTACTTCTTTGGGGAATTACCTGAGCTCTTTCATACTGACTCTAGTAACATCCATAACAACTCAAGGTGGCAAACCTGGATGGATTCCAAACAACTTGAACAGTGGGCATCTCGATTATTTCTTCTGGCTCTTGGCTGCACTTAGCTTCTGCAACTTAGTAGTCTATGTTTTCTGTGCCAAAGTGTATAAATCCAAGAGGGCATCCTAA